A portion of the Cellulophaga algicola DSM 14237 genome contains these proteins:
- a CDS encoding 1,4-dihydroxy-2-naphthoyl-CoA synthase: MKKIDWKTVKEFEDITYKKCDGVARIAFNRPNVRNAFRPKTTSELYQAFYDAQEDTSIGVVLLAAEGPSTKDGVYSFCSGGDQRARGDQGYVGEDGMHRLNILEVQRLIRFMPKAVIAVVPGWAVGGGHSLHVVCDLTLASKEHAIFKQTDADVTSFDGGYGSAYLAKMVGQKKAREIFFLGRNYSAQEAFEMGMVNAVIPHDELEDTAFQWAQEILEKSPTSIKMLKFAMNLTDDGMVGQQVFAGEATRLAYMTEEAKEGRNAFLEKRKPDFGKNKWIP, translated from the coding sequence ATGAAAAAAATCGACTGGAAAACGGTAAAGGAGTTTGAAGATATTACCTATAAAAAGTGTGATGGAGTTGCGCGTATTGCTTTTAATAGACCAAATGTGCGTAATGCATTCAGACCAAAAACCACGAGTGAATTATACCAAGCATTTTATGATGCGCAAGAAGATACCTCAATAGGGGTTGTTTTGTTAGCCGCAGAAGGACCATCAACGAAAGATGGTGTGTATTCTTTTTGCAGCGGTGGCGATCAAAGGGCTAGGGGAGATCAAGGATATGTTGGTGAAGATGGCATGCATCGTTTAAATATATTAGAAGTACAACGCTTAATCCGCTTTATGCCTAAGGCAGTTATTGCGGTGGTTCCAGGTTGGGCTGTAGGTGGCGGACATTCTTTGCATGTGGTTTGTGATTTAACGTTGGCGAGTAAAGAACACGCTATATTTAAGCAAACAGATGCAGATGTTACTAGTTTTGATGGCGGCTATGGTTCTGCATATTTAGCAAAAATGGTAGGTCAGAAAAAAGCTAGAGAGATTTTCTTTTTAGGGAGAAATTATTCTGCTCAAGAAGCATTTGAAATGGGAATGGTAAACGCTGTGATTCCACATGATGAATTAGAAGATACTGCTTTTCAATGGGCACAGGAGATTTTAGAAAAATCGCCAACATCTATTAAGATGCTTAAATTTGCTATGAATTTAACAGATGACGGTATGGTAGGGCAACAAGTATTTGCTGGTGAAGCTACGCGTTTGGCATACATGACAGAGGAAGCCAAAGAGGGTAGAAATGCCTTTTTAGAAAAGCGTAAGCCAGACTTTGGTAAAAACAAATGGATTCCTTAA
- a CDS encoding glycosyltransferase, with the protein MQKVLFIGVNWPELTTAAGTRIMQLLQVFLQKDYQVTFASTASESQFTLNFKSLNISKAKIELNSATFDLFISDLQPDVVLFDRFIIEEQFGWRVAEQVPNAVRILDTEDLHSLRTIRHELFKKDRPFSTSLWLQSDMAKRELASIFRCDISLIISSFEMQLLQDEARIDPVLLRYVPFMVVAPTDKEIAQYPSFENRKDFICIGNGKHAPNIDAVLWLKTSIWPLIRQCLPESKVHIYGSYLSQQVLEMHKPTEGFYVQGFTEHLEDTFTHARLNLAPLRFGAGIKGKLLDSMRFGTPSVTTPIGAEGMANKLPWNGEISIDETDFATKAVALYTDERKWQEAQLNGFAILTRNYDAASLSNQFMETLVVLQNNLQLHRERNVVGSLLQHQSMQGTKYMSKWIELKNS; encoded by the coding sequence ATGCAAAAAGTGCTATTTATAGGCGTTAATTGGCCAGAGCTAACTACTGCTGCAGGAACTAGAATTATGCAGTTACTTCAGGTTTTTCTTCAGAAAGATTACCAGGTTACATTTGCAAGTACGGCGTCTGAGTCTCAGTTCACGTTAAATTTTAAAAGCTTAAATATATCCAAGGCAAAAATTGAATTGAATAGTGCAACTTTTGATCTCTTTATTTCAGATTTACAGCCCGATGTTGTTCTTTTTGATCGTTTTATAATTGAAGAACAATTTGGATGGAGAGTTGCGGAACAAGTCCCTAATGCGGTGCGTATTTTAGATACAGAAGATCTGCATAGTCTGCGAACTATACGGCACGAATTGTTTAAGAAAGACCGTCCATTTTCTACCTCTTTATGGCTTCAAAGTGATATGGCTAAACGAGAATTAGCAAGTATATTTCGCTGTGATATTTCATTGATTATTTCAAGTTTTGAAATGCAACTTTTACAAGATGAAGCTAGAATAGATCCAGTACTCTTACGGTATGTACCTTTTATGGTAGTAGCCCCTACGGATAAAGAAATTGCGCAGTATCCAAGTTTTGAAAATCGAAAAGATTTTATCTGCATAGGTAATGGCAAACACGCCCCAAATATTGATGCAGTACTTTGGTTAAAAACAAGTATCTGGCCACTTATAAGACAGTGTTTGCCAGAAAGCAAAGTACATATTTACGGGTCATACCTTTCTCAGCAAGTTTTGGAAATGCACAAACCAACTGAAGGTTTCTATGTTCAAGGCTTCACGGAACATTTAGAAGATACTTTTACTCATGCAAGGTTAAATTTAGCTCCTCTACGTTTTGGAGCGGGAATAAAAGGTAAATTGCTAGACAGCATGCGCTTTGGTACTCCTAGTGTTACTACGCCCATTGGTGCAGAGGGCATGGCAAATAAGCTACCTTGGAATGGAGAGATTTCTATAGATGAGACTGACTTTGCAACTAAAGCTGTAGCGTTGTATACGGATGAACGTAAATGGCAAGAGGCCCAGCTAAATGGATTTGCTATTCTCACTAGAAATTATGATGCCGCTAGTCTGTCAAATCAATTTATGGAAACTCTCGTAGTGCTTCAAAATAACCTTCAGCTTCACAGGGAAAGAAATGTAGTGGGGAGTTTATTGCAACATCAGAGCATGCAAGGTACCAAGTACATGTCTAAGTGGATTGAGCTAAAAAATTCTTAG
- a CDS encoding DEAD/DEAH box helicase — MTSKNLKIGQHLKVQNHTTEKTLYDYQLEDLNTIFKFLNDSNDNVNLLYQLPTGGGKTVVFSEIARRFINERKKKVIVLTHRIELGAQTSRMLKTFGVKNKVINSSVKELVDQNEYMCFVAMVETLNNRLQEEKVELNDIGLVIIDEAHYNSFRKLFKYFENAVILGVTATPLSSNIKLPMKDNYKKLIVGESIQSLIDKNFLAKAEVYHKDVSLKTLKLGVGGDYTVKSSDELYGNYGMVTKLISTYEDIAKGTKTLIFNNGINTSRYVYESFKKAGYTIRHLDNKNTATERKEILKWFSETPGAILSSVSILTTGFDEPTVETIILNRATKSLTLYFQMIGRGSRILPNKDKFTVIDMGNNVARFGMWDAPIDWKEIFLFPDFYLENIRNDEEIERDFVYEMPNSLRAEFSKSADISFDVKEEYKKVFAEGKKSKLVLERSINQHARICIENSEDVFDARILAKKLKDDIEYRVRLYSYCIMNNTKNYKEWLAEDYERKLRLKISQKFSEKL; from the coding sequence ATGACCTCTAAAAACTTAAAAATAGGGCAGCATTTGAAAGTACAAAATCATACAACAGAAAAGACGCTTTACGATTATCAGTTAGAAGATTTAAACACAATTTTTAAGTTTTTAAATGATTCTAATGATAATGTTAATCTCTTATATCAATTACCTACTGGAGGCGGTAAAACAGTAGTTTTTTCAGAAATAGCACGTCGTTTTATTAACGAACGTAAGAAAAAAGTTATAGTGCTAACCCATCGGATAGAATTGGGCGCTCAGACTTCTAGAATGCTAAAAACATTCGGTGTTAAAAATAAGGTAATTAATAGTAGTGTCAAGGAGCTTGTAGATCAAAACGAATACATGTGTTTCGTTGCCATGGTAGAGACACTAAATAATAGACTTCAAGAAGAAAAAGTAGAACTTAACGATATAGGTCTTGTAATTATTGATGAGGCTCACTATAATTCTTTTCGTAAACTTTTTAAGTATTTTGAGAATGCAGTTATCTTGGGAGTTACAGCCACTCCGCTAAGTTCAAATATTAAACTTCCGATGAAAGATAATTACAAGAAGCTAATTGTCGGAGAATCTATACAATCCTTAATCGATAAGAATTTTTTAGCAAAAGCAGAAGTTTACCATAAAGATGTAAGCTTAAAAACGCTTAAATTAGGTGTTGGTGGTGATTATACAGTAAAGTCTTCTGATGAACTTTATGGTAATTATGGTATGGTTACTAAGTTAATATCAACCTATGAAGATATAGCAAAGGGTACAAAAACATTAATTTTTAATAATGGTATCAATACATCACGCTATGTGTATGAATCCTTTAAAAAAGCAGGCTATACCATACGTCACCTTGATAATAAAAATACGGCTACAGAGCGTAAAGAAATTTTAAAATGGTTTTCTGAAACTCCAGGCGCAATCTTATCCTCTGTGAGTATTCTTACCACTGGTTTTGATGAACCTACTGTAGAAACTATCATCTTAAATAGAGCAACCAAATCACTCACCTTATATTTTCAAATGATTGGTAGAGGTTCGCGTATTTTACCAAATAAAGATAAATTTACGGTAATTGATATGGGGAATAATGTAGCGCGTTTTGGCATGTGGGATGCTCCAATTGATTGGAAGGAAATTTTTCTTTTTCCAGACTTTTATCTTGAAAATATTAGAAATGATGAAGAAATTGAGCGTGATTTTGTTTATGAAATGCCAAATAGTTTGCGCGCTGAATTTTCTAAATCTGCAGATATAAGTTTTGATGTAAAAGAAGAGTATAAAAAGGTTTTTGCAGAAGGTAAAAAATCTAAACTAGTTTTAGAGCGCAGTATAAACCAACATGCTAGAATTTGCATTGAAAATAGTGAAGATGTTTTTGATGCTCGTATTCTTGCCAAGAAACTCAAAGATGATATTGAATACCGTGTTCGTTTATATTCGTATTGTATTATGAACAATACTAAAAATTATAAAGAGTGGTTGGCGGAAGATTATGAACGTAAATTACGTTTAAAAATCTCACAAAAATTTTCTGAGAAACTATAG
- a CDS encoding DUF6155 family protein — MSKTALKKFVSDAPKAELEAQLVDLYVRFPVVKEYYDFIFNPKEDKLIQDAKIKISNEYFPVRRKRARGRRSIAQKFIKHYLKLGVESHLLADLMLYNLEIAQSFSSEKNVADTFYKSMLNSFDQAIIYISQENLLQDFNKRIAIIYTSVETQRWPNLEDFSRVLDKIDV; from the coding sequence ATGAGTAAGACGGCCCTAAAGAAATTTGTATCAGATGCACCAAAAGCAGAATTGGAAGCACAGCTCGTAGATTTATATGTACGGTTTCCTGTGGTCAAGGAATATTATGATTTTATCTTTAATCCAAAAGAGGATAAGCTAATTCAAGATGCTAAAATTAAAATTTCAAATGAATATTTTCCTGTGCGGCGTAAAAGAGCGCGTGGCCGAAGATCTATTGCTCAGAAATTTATAAAGCATTATTTAAAATTAGGTGTAGAGTCTCATTTATTAGCAGATTTAATGCTATATAATCTAGAAATAGCTCAATCTTTTTCTTCAGAAAAGAATGTAGCAGATACATTTTATAAAAGCATGCTCAACTCATTTGATCAGGCCATAATTTATATTTCCCAAGAAAATTTATTGCAAGATTTCAATAAACGCATTGCAATTATTTATACGTCAGTAGAAACACAACGTTGGCCAAATCTTGAGGATTTTTCCAGAGTTCTCGATAAAATCGATGTATAA
- a CDS encoding sigma-70 family RNA polymerase sigma factor, whose protein sequence is MRQLKIIKQVTNRESKSLDKYLQDISKIDLITANEEVDLAQRIREGDQLALEKLTTANLRFVVSVAKQYQNQGLTLPDLINEGNVGLVKAAKRFDETRGFKFISYAVWWIRQAILQALAEQSRIVRLPLNKIGSINKIKKAFSYLEQAHERPPSAEEIAKELEMTVSEVQQSLKNTGRHVSMDAPLKEGEDSNLYNVIGSGESPNPDKQLLQQSLNIEINRALETLSQREADVVKLYYGIGDQHSMTLEEIGQTFDLTRERVRQIREKAIRKLKHNSRSKILKTYLG, encoded by the coding sequence ATGAGGCAATTAAAGATAATTAAGCAGGTTACTAATAGAGAGTCAAAATCATTAGATAAATACTTGCAAGATATCAGCAAAATAGATTTAATAACCGCAAATGAGGAGGTTGATTTAGCGCAACGAATTAGAGAAGGTGATCAATTAGCTTTAGAAAAATTAACTACTGCAAATTTACGTTTTGTAGTATCTGTTGCTAAGCAATACCAGAATCAAGGCTTAACATTGCCCGATTTAATTAATGAAGGAAACGTTGGTTTAGTAAAAGCTGCCAAGCGTTTTGATGAAACAAGAGGGTTTAAATTTATTTCATATGCCGTTTGGTGGATTAGACAAGCAATTTTACAAGCACTAGCAGAACAATCGCGTATTGTTAGGTTACCGTTGAATAAAATTGGTTCTATCAACAAAATTAAAAAAGCTTTTTCTTATTTAGAGCAAGCACATGAAAGACCTCCTTCTGCAGAAGAAATTGCAAAAGAATTAGAAATGACCGTGAGTGAAGTACAGCAGTCTTTGAAAAATACGGGAAGACACGTATCAATGGATGCTCCTTTAAAAGAAGGTGAAGATTCTAACTTATACAATGTGATTGGTTCTGGAGAATCTCCTAATCCTGATAAACAATTATTACAGCAGTCTTTAAATATTGAAATCAATAGAGCGTTAGAGACTTTGTCACAACGTGAGGCAGATGTAGTAAAACTTTATTACGGAATTGGTGATCAGCATTCTATGACTTTAGAAGAAATAGGTCAGACTTTTGATTTAACACGTGAGCGTGTACGTCAAATTAGAGAAAAGGCTATTCGTAAATTAAAACACAATTCTCGAAGTAAAATACTTAAAACTTATTTAGGTTAA
- a CDS encoding YaiO family outer membrane beta-barrel protein, translating to MFKISAQKLAYSGNADASFLNAREIAFTGNRAEARDTLRLILSKYPNYTDVRTLLAKTYSWDGAYDEARLQFNKITSSDKNNKDVWVAAIKNEIYGKNYSTAIGLSNKALLYLKEDITIIGLKEEAIQAIEKLQRIALSVPELDSTKASVLEPKNSIDISGSIDVFNKVYDPMYLTSISYTLKTKYGSIIPRINYANRFNTSGIQYEVDAYPQFSKKAYMYANYGFSEAGIFPKHRAGAELYVNLPKAMEVSLGARYLNFITSDVYIYTASFGLYSGNYFFSLRPYITPSEGNSFSVSGNILARKYLKDNYNYWGANFSYGYTSDIKQFKSGTTLLAETLLYLETQQLNLEYQFTFRNNPNTLKTMAGVTRQELSFDPGSFFIAGTVGFIYQVKF from the coding sequence ATGTTTAAGATTAGCGCTCAAAAATTGGCATATTCTGGCAATGCAGATGCTTCCTTTTTAAATGCCCGAGAAATTGCTTTTACGGGAAATAGGGCAGAGGCTAGAGATACCTTACGCTTAATACTTTCTAAATACCCTAATTATACAGATGTACGTACCTTATTAGCAAAAACATATAGTTGGGATGGTGCATATGATGAGGCTAGATTACAATTCAATAAAATAACCTCTTCCGATAAAAACAATAAAGATGTATGGGTGGCAGCTATAAAGAATGAAATCTATGGTAAGAACTATAGTACGGCCATAGGCTTGTCTAATAAGGCTTTACTTTATTTAAAGGAAGACATAACTATCATAGGGTTAAAGGAAGAGGCTATCCAGGCTATTGAAAAGTTACAACGTATAGCGTTATCTGTTCCAGAATTAGATAGTACTAAGGCTAGTGTATTAGAGCCCAAGAATAGTATTGATATCTCTGGGAGTATAGACGTTTTTAATAAAGTGTATGACCCAATGTATCTGACGAGTATAAGTTATACTCTAAAAACAAAATATGGGAGCATCATCCCTAGAATAAACTATGCTAATAGATTTAATACTAGTGGCATTCAATATGAAGTTGATGCATACCCTCAATTTTCTAAAAAAGCATATATGTATGCTAATTATGGTTTTTCAGAAGCTGGTATTTTTCCTAAACATAGAGCAGGAGCAGAGCTTTATGTAAACTTGCCAAAAGCTATGGAAGTTTCTTTAGGTGCGCGTTATCTTAATTTTATTACAAGTGATGTTTATATTTATACTGCTTCATTTGGTTTATATAGTGGTAATTACTTTTTTTCGCTTCGTCCCTATATAACCCCGTCAGAAGGGAATAGCTTTAGTGTCTCAGGAAATATTTTAGCACGTAAGTATTTAAAAGATAATTATAATTATTGGGGAGCCAATTTTAGTTATGGCTACACTTCCGATATTAAGCAGTTTAAGAGTGGAACCACATTACTAGCAGAAACTTTGTTGTATTTAGAAACTCAGCAGCTTAATTTAGAGTATCAATTTACGTTTAGAAACAATCCTAATACCTTGAAAACAATGGCAGGTGTTACGAGACAAGAATTAAGCTTTGATCCAGGAAGCTTCTTTATTGCAGGTACTGTAGGTTTTATCTATCAAGTTAAGTTTTAA